Proteins encoded by one window of Candidatus Melainabacteria bacterium:
- a CDS encoding DegT/DnrJ/EryC1/StrS family aminotransferase, translating to MKIITIEIPISKPYFSNNEILALAEPIKSGQVTQGKEIEKFEKELQSVCSCTFAVAVNSGTSALQLSLLSHNIGAEDEVICPSYSFIATANSIKTTGATPVFTDVDMHTYNMTTELTESLITKKTKAIMLVHQFGSPLDLDGFKNLAKKYNLLLIQDAACAIGSLYKNHPVCTWGDTSCLSFHPRKIITTGEGGAILTNDTKINEKVRELRSHGRKIDSVKEEYNSFGFNYRMSELNAVIGNMQIKKLNEILEKRTKIANNYLIELSKYKNKFGLPKYLPDSRPNYQTFQIRILEGKLKREHLMKFLKDHGIDTRSGIPPIHKQNCYSNLSEYSNTKLSNTELLYEQGLCLPIFPSLEENEQEYILDKLIKGIEQI from the coding sequence ATGAAAATAATCACAATAGAAATTCCAATTTCAAAACCATACTTTTCAAACAATGAGATACTGGCACTTGCTGAACCTATTAAATCGGGACAAGTAACTCAAGGAAAAGAAATTGAAAAATTTGAAAAAGAATTACAATCTGTTTGTAGTTGTACTTTTGCAGTTGCAGTAAACTCTGGAACTAGTGCACTACAGCTAAGTTTACTTTCACATAATATTGGAGCTGAAGATGAAGTAATTTGTCCATCGTATAGTTTTATTGCTACAGCAAATTCAATTAAAACTACCGGTGCAACACCTGTTTTTACTGATGTAGACATGCATACTTACAATATGACTACAGAGTTAACAGAGTCACTCATTACAAAAAAAACTAAAGCAATAATGCTAGTACACCAATTCGGAAGTCCACTAGACTTGGATGGATTTAAAAACTTAGCAAAAAAATATAATTTGCTTTTAATTCAAGATGCTGCCTGTGCTATTGGTTCTTTGTATAAAAATCATCCGGTATGTACCTGGGGTGATACCTCATGCCTAAGTTTTCATCCACGCAAAATAATAACTACTGGCGAAGGTGGGGCAATTTTAACAAACGATACAAAAATAAATGAAAAAGTCAGAGAACTTAGATCACATGGAAGAAAAATAGACAGTGTTAAAGAAGAATACAATTCTTTTGGATTTAACTACAGAATGAGTGAATTAAATGCAGTCATTGGAAACATGCAAATCAAAAAGCTTAATGAGATCCTAGAAAAAAGGACTAAAATTGCTAATAATTATCTAATTGAACTATCAAAATATAAAAATAAATTTGGGCTTCCAAAATATCTCCCGGACTCAAGACCCAATTATCAGACTTTTCAAATTAGAATCCTAGAAGGAAAGCTAAAAAGAGAGCACCTAATGAAATTTCTTAAAGATCATGGGATTGATACAAGAAGTGGAATCCCTCCGATACATAAACAAAATTGCTACTCTAATCTCTCTGAGTATAGCAATACTAAGTTGTCAAACACTGAACTTCTGTATGAGCAGGGATTATGTCTACCGATTTTCCCTTCCCTAGAAGAAAATGAACAAGAGTATATATTAGACAAACTTATTAAAGGTATTGAACAGATATGA
- a CDS encoding glycosyltransferase family 2 protein: MKISIITPIYNEGENIEAFYERIQDVFKQLQKETNREFTKEIVFIDDGSTDSSFDKIKNLSKENLDIRGISLSRNYGSHTAICAGLLKATGDAAVIIACDLQDPPELIIDFVKKWLKGSQIVWGKRTKYETSFLRSCINKVFYTLVKKYAIKTYPTMGTGSFCLIDRKIIDNLNKHPEHNRITFGLIAYQGFKQEYIEYERLKRQRGNSGWTTSKLIKAGLDTFLSFSYFPVRFMSLVGIITFVLSILGVLYTLWCWLVVGVKVPGWTTIIILLFIFHGIQFLMLGILGEYIWRVSDEVKNRPLFFIQEETTNTSHYVRDKVQTF; this comes from the coding sequence ATGAAGATATCTATAATAACACCTATATATAATGAGGGAGAAAACATAGAGGCTTTCTATGAAAGAATTCAAGATGTCTTTAAGCAGTTACAAAAAGAAACCAATAGAGAATTTACAAAAGAGATTGTCTTTATAGATGATGGTAGTACTGATAGTTCATTTGACAAAATAAAAAATTTGTCGAAAGAAAATCTGGATATTAGAGGGATTTCGTTAAGCAGAAACTATGGCAGTCATACTGCTATTTGTGCTGGTCTTTTAAAAGCTACTGGTGATGCTGCAGTAATTATTGCTTGTGATCTCCAAGATCCACCAGAGTTAATTATTGACTTTGTTAAAAAATGGCTTAAGGGTTCACAAATTGTCTGGGGAAAAAGAACAAAATACGAAACAAGTTTTTTAAGAAGTTGCATAAATAAAGTCTTTTATACACTGGTTAAGAAATATGCTATTAAAACCTATCCGACTATGGGCACTGGATCTTTTTGCTTAATCGACAGAAAAATAATTGATAATTTAAACAAGCATCCAGAGCATAATAGAATTACATTTGGTTTAATTGCATATCAGGGTTTTAAACAAGAATACATTGAATATGAAAGATTAAAAAGACAAAGAGGTAATTCTGGCTGGACCACAAGCAAGCTTATAAAAGCAGGACTTGATACTTTTCTTTCATTTTCTTATTTCCCTGTAAGATTTATGAGTTTAGTAGGGATAATTACATTTGTACTTAGTATATTAGGAGTATTGTACACACTATGGTGCTGGTTAGTTGTGGGAGTAAAAGTACCAGGATGGACAACAATAATAATTTTATTGTTCATATTTCATGGTATTCAATTCTTAATGCTTGGGATACTTGGTGAATACATCTGGAGGGTATCTGACGAAGTAAAGAATAGGCCTTTGTTTTTTATACAAGAGGAAACAACAAATACAAGTCATTATGTTAGAGACAAAGTACAGACTTTCTAA
- a CDS encoding N-acetyltransferase: protein MKEDKSKKNYFAHKTAQVESNYVGKGSRIWAYVHIMKGAKVGSNCNIGHGAFLESGSKIGNNVIVKNGVSIWDGVSIEDDVFIGPSVAFTNDLRPRVKKIKPNFKAIKTKIKKGATLGANCTILPGLTIGRYSMIGAGAVVTENVPDFALVVGSPATVVSYICVCSYSLKEEPKYFVCKKCHRKYLKLEKGVKLKS, encoded by the coding sequence ATGAAAGAGGATAAAAGCAAAAAAAACTATTTTGCTCATAAGACAGCACAGGTTGAGTCAAATTATGTAGGAAAAGGCTCAAGGATATGGGCATATGTACATATTATGAAGGGTGCAAAGGTAGGATCTAACTGCAATATTGGACACGGAGCTTTCTTGGAATCTGGTTCAAAAATTGGGAATAATGTAATCGTTAAAAACGGTGTATCTATATGGGATGGAGTAAGTATTGAAGATGATGTGTTTATTGGTCCTAGTGTAGCTTTTACTAATGATTTAAGACCGAGGGTAAAAAAAATTAAGCCAAATTTTAAAGCAATTAAAACTAAAATAAAAAAAGGAGCAACTCTTGGAGCAAACTGTACGATTTTACCAGGATTAACTATTGGAAGATATTCTATGATTGGAGCTGGTGCAGTGGTAACAGAAAATGTTCCTGATTTTGCGCTAGTAGTTGGTTCTCCAGCTACAGTTGTTTCTTATATTTGTGTTTGTTCTTATAGTTTAAAAGAAGAACCTAAATATTTTGTTTGTAAAAAATGTCATAGAAAATATTTGAAGTTAGAAAAAGGAGTTAAACTAAAATCCTAA
- a CDS encoding nucleotide sugar dehydrogenase: MQFKKISVIGFGKIGQAVAANILRNNLPVVVIDTNTKLINSLLEFNFESNEPDVKEIITNALKSKKLMASSDFKEIQNSSLMIICIPLLIDIEKNINETPFLNCIKEIAPFLTNKTIISVETTIPVGFSRNKILPLLEKAHKKHGVDFYLIYSPERVKSGTMLKQLLQNPKIIGGINNEAAKNGIEAYSYFFPQDLLIQTSSIETSEMIKLAGMVYRDINIALSNQLAQFAKIAGIDTKEVIELANTDGEANLLYPGIGVGGHCTPVYPYFLINSFDKVGLDFSLAKESRRINDIMASYTVDLVDAEINDKKALILGLGFRPDVKEDTLSSTYLLDKKLKEKNYKVFLHDPLFSQEELKTRKFNPVEDIYLAKTPLVFLVTNHSCYKNINWYKLKESGCKVFIDGRNSFDKKTVESAGIKYFGIGR, from the coding sequence ATGCAATTTAAAAAAATTAGTGTAATTGGATTTGGGAAAATAGGGCAAGCAGTAGCTGCAAACATACTAAGAAATAATTTACCTGTTGTTGTAATAGATACTAACACTAAACTTATTAATTCACTTTTAGAATTTAATTTTGAGTCGAATGAACCTGATGTAAAAGAAATAATCACTAATGCTTTAAAAAGCAAAAAACTAATGGCTTCTTCAGATTTTAAAGAGATTCAAAACTCATCTCTAATGATTATTTGTATACCATTACTAATTGATATTGAAAAAAACATCAATGAAACCCCTTTCCTAAATTGCATAAAAGAAATTGCTCCATTTTTAACCAACAAAACAATAATCTCAGTTGAAACTACTATACCAGTTGGATTTTCAAGGAATAAAATTTTACCCTTACTAGAAAAAGCTCATAAAAAACATGGGGTTGATTTTTATCTTATATACAGTCCGGAAAGAGTTAAAAGTGGAACTATGCTAAAACAGCTTCTACAAAATCCAAAAATTATAGGTGGAATTAATAACGAAGCTGCAAAAAATGGTATTGAGGCATATAGTTATTTTTTCCCACAAGACTTACTAATACAAACAAGCTCTATTGAAACTAGTGAGATGATAAAGCTTGCCGGAATGGTTTATAGAGATATAAATATTGCTTTATCAAATCAACTTGCACAATTTGCAAAAATAGCAGGCATAGATACTAAAGAAGTAATAGAACTTGCAAATACTGACGGCGAGGCTAATTTACTCTATCCTGGAATCGGTGTAGGCGGGCATTGTACACCTGTCTACCCTTATTTCCTTATTAATTCATTTGATAAAGTTGGGCTTGACTTTTCTCTTGCAAAAGAAAGCAGAAGAATAAATGACATAATGGCTAGTTATACCGTTGATTTAGTCGATGCTGAAATTAATGATAAAAAAGCACTTATACTTGGTCTAGGTTTTAGACCTGATGTAAAAGAAGATACTCTAAGCAGTACTTATTTGCTTGATAAAAAACTTAAAGAAAAAAATTATAAAGTTTTTTTACATGATCCACTTTTTTCACAAGAAGAATTAAAAACCAGAAAGTTTAATCCGGTTGAAGACATTTATTTAGCTAAGACCCCTCTTGTATTTCTTGTAACCAACCATTCATGTTATAAAAATATAAATTGGTACAAGTTAAAAGAAAGTGGCTGTAAAGTTTTCATTGATGGAAGAAATTCCTTTGATAAAAAGACTGTAGAATCAGCAGGAATTAAATATTTTGGGATAGGAAGATAA
- a CDS encoding sulfatase-like hydrolase/transferase — MKFKRILHLSIDDLRFDSLSISPNKSYLTKYGLDSIQDTPNMDYFVKGGMLFTAAYTSAPFTPPSHASMLTGTYQNQHSIRPFLGTTLSQKVKTLFEILNLQDFYTIAAIDFKDIFELNEILRGSKKIITRNDDDVIKLLIEKKDESTYLFMHIGDIHPPYGESFFPPDENYNEVFCKDYEELARCLNISLEPFRAGNNKIIRENLIALSNKVRIHCEENMISDIIQFPRYLNGINKFDKGRFNKLVQNLKANNLIDLNTLIVITSDHGQAIIPQHKMALSRTHKPIMKFDHGETVIEEIIRVPLIFYSPSISPKEHFTNDIVSIVDITPTILDFLNISQENYFDGISLKSTILKNERQKTRTIYAEAWFHNRRELSNYLKRASESGHMPQDKYNTFLFQQTVLKDNFKLVRTNQTEDSYEVKDELFNITQDPFESFDLLRAIKLPKYLRPWETIKYSYEELKNELYKYSVTQEQEIDSHNVYKTKEEIKLIEERLAALGYIEQ, encoded by the coding sequence ATGAAGTTCAAAAGGATCCTGCACTTATCAATAGATGATTTACGATTTGATAGCTTAAGTATCTCACCAAATAAAAGTTATTTGACTAAGTATGGACTTGACAGTATTCAAGATACTCCTAACATGGATTATTTTGTTAAAGGTGGCATGCTTTTTACAGCTGCTTATACATCTGCTCCTTTTACTCCACCATCACATGCAAGCATGTTAACAGGCACTTACCAGAACCAACATAGCATAAGACCATTTCTTGGCACTACACTGAGTCAAAAAGTAAAAACCTTATTTGAAATTTTAAATCTTCAAGACTTTTATACAATTGCTGCAATAGATTTTAAAGATATTTTTGAACTAAATGAAATACTTAGAGGTTCTAAAAAAATAATTACTCGAAACGATGATGATGTCATTAAGTTACTAATAGAAAAAAAAGATGAAAGTACTTACTTGTTTATGCATATAGGTGATATTCACCCACCTTATGGAGAATCTTTTTTTCCACCCGATGAAAATTATAATGAGGTTTTTTGCAAAGATTATGAAGAGCTTGCAAGGTGCCTAAACATTAGCCTTGAGCCATTTAGAGCAGGCAATAATAAAATTATAAGAGAGAATTTAATTGCTCTTAGCAATAAAGTCAGAATACACTGTGAAGAAAATATGATTTCTGACATCATACAGTTCCCCAGATATTTAAATGGGATTAATAAATTTGACAAAGGAAGATTTAACAAACTAGTTCAAAATTTAAAAGCCAACAATTTAATTGACTTAAATACGTTAATAGTTATCACTTCAGACCATGGCCAGGCAATCATTCCACAGCACAAAATGGCTCTTTCAAGAACCCATAAACCAATTATGAAATTTGATCATGGCGAAACTGTTATAGAAGAAATTATTAGAGTTCCTCTTATTTTCTACTCACCTTCAATAAGTCCAAAAGAGCATTTTACAAATGACATTGTCAGTATTGTAGATATCACTCCTACAATTTTAGATTTTTTAAACATCAGTCAAGAAAATTATTTTGATGGTATTTCCTTAAAATCTACTATTTTAAAAAATGAAAGACAAAAAACAAGAACAATATATGCAGAAGCATGGTTCCATAATAGAAGAGAGCTAAGTAATTACTTAAAAAGAGCTTCCGAATCTGGACACATGCCACAAGACAAGTACAATACTTTCTTGTTTCAGCAGACAGTTTTAAAAGATAATTTTAAACTTGTAAGAACAAATCAAACGGAAGATAGTTATGAAGTTAAAGATGAACTATTTAACATAACACAAGATCCTTTTGAATCATTTGATCTTCTTAGAGCTATTAAGCTACCAAAATACTTAAGACCATGGGAAACTATTAAATACTCTTATGAGGAACTTAAAAACGAATTATACAAATATAGCGTTACACAAGAACAAGAAATTGACTCTCATAACGTTTATAAAACAAAAGAAGAAATAAAATTAATTGAAGAAAGACTAGCTGCTCTTGGCTATATTGAACAATAG
- a CDS encoding DUF1749 domain-containing protein, with amino-acid sequence MLLLIFLYIISISLVNAKATDTLIHVSNEILRNNNPVDLVFYFHGLGTHEGFILPPFIYGGLDIVEHKEVYRKDLIFIAFHISDENYGAGPEEINDIVKNIKIVASKFNTRKIYLIGASFGGSIVLNVLNYADKELRNKLVGALACFPVTDFEYTLAKTKRENISSYLNRYFDKYKSSKQNIIKYSSPINQTSMIKNDAEVILIEGIKDTHVPPPQIENYYKKLKLKLMNKKLIKVSTDHNFTDIAEIFQKEVISFLK; translated from the coding sequence ATGTTGTTGTTGATCTTTTTGTATATAATTTCCATTTCATTAGTAAATGCAAAAGCAACTGATACCCTTATTCATGTAAGTAATGAAATCTTAAGGAATAATAATCCTGTAGATTTGGTATTTTACTTTCACGGCTTGGGTACTCATGAGGGTTTTATTCTTCCCCCTTTTATCTATGGTGGACTAGATATTGTTGAACACAAAGAGGTATATAGAAAAGATCTTATTTTTATTGCGTTTCATATAAGCGATGAAAATTATGGTGCAGGTCCAGAAGAAATTAACGATATTGTTAAAAATATTAAAATAGTTGCAAGCAAGTTCAATACACGAAAAATATATTTAATAGGAGCATCATTTGGTGGTTCTATTGTCTTAAATGTATTGAATTATGCAGACAAAGAGCTAAGAAACAAATTAGTGGGGGCACTTGCATGTTTTCCTGTAACAGATTTTGAGTATACTCTTGCAAAGACTAAGAGGGAAAATATTTCGTCATATTTGAATCGTTACTTTGATAAGTATAAAAGCAGTAAACAGAATATTATTAAGTATTCATCACCTATAAATCAAACATCAATGATAAAAAACGATGCAGAAGTTATTTTAATAGAAGGTATAAAAGATACACACGTTCCTCCTCCACAAATAGAGAACTATTACAAAAAACTTAAGCTAAAGTTAATGAATAAGAAATTAATCAAGGTAAGTACTGATCACAATTTTACTGATATTGCGGAGATATTTCAGAAAGAAGTTATTAGCTTTCTTAAGTAA
- a CDS encoding NAD-dependent epimerase/dehydratase family protein, translating into MKKQIKNIFITGGAGFIGSHLVEELIKNNFKVTVFDNLHRNSIKYTDILKSNLVTFIKGNILNKELVEKRMKGHDLIIHAAAIAGVSNYHKFPYLTFKTNLIGTYNILEAMVKNKTNKLIDFSTSEVFGPNAKDVSEDSYFNIGPPKHRRWSYAGSKIGGEFLISTYAEEYKWSGTIIRPFNIYGPKQTGEGAISSFCKNIVSNKKLILEGDGKAIRSWCYIDDFISAIMLVIKNMPSTVETFNIGNPKETLSNIELARLVLQVSFNGKKLNEKENIKFELMKYPEIKERSPNIHKFQKLYNWSPKVSLREGLQKTLMWFKQNAI; encoded by the coding sequence TTGAAAAAGCAAATTAAAAATATTTTTATAACAGGTGGTGCAGGTTTTATTGGTTCTCATTTGGTGGAAGAATTAATTAAAAATAATTTTAAAGTCACAGTGTTTGATAATCTCCATAGAAACTCCATCAAATACACTGATATTTTAAAAAGCAATCTAGTAACTTTTATAAAAGGTAATATTCTTAATAAGGAGCTGGTTGAAAAGAGGATGAAAGGACATGATCTGATTATCCATGCTGCTGCAATTGCAGGTGTAAGTAATTATCACAAGTTTCCTTACTTAACATTTAAAACAAATTTAATTGGAACCTACAATATTTTAGAAGCAATGGTAAAAAACAAAACTAATAAACTTATAGACTTCTCTACAAGTGAGGTTTTTGGCCCTAATGCTAAAGATGTAAGCGAAGATTCGTATTTTAATATTGGACCACCAAAACACAGGCGATGGAGTTATGCAGGAAGTAAAATTGGTGGGGAATTTCTTATTTCCACATATGCAGAAGAATACAAGTGGTCAGGAACCATAATCAGACCTTTTAACATTTATGGCCCAAAACAAACAGGTGAAGGAGCCATAAGTAGTTTTTGTAAGAATATAGTATCTAACAAAAAATTAATACTTGAAGGGGACGGGAAAGCAATAAGAAGCTGGTGTTACATAGATGATTTTATTAGTGCAATAATGTTAGTAATAAAAAACATGCCTAGCACAGTAGAAACTTTTAATATTGGCAATCCTAAAGAAACCCTTTCAAACATTGAACTTGCTAGACTAGTCCTACAAGTATCCTTTAATGGAAAAAAGTTAAATGAAAAAGAAAATATAAAATTTGAGCTGATGAAATATCCAGAAATAAAGGAAAGATCACCTAATATACACAAGTTTCAAAAATTGTATAATTGGAGTCCTAAAGTCTCTTTGAGAGAGGGTTTACAAAAAACATTAATGTGGTTTAAACAAAATGCAATTTAA
- a CDS encoding glycosyltransferase family 2 protein, with translation MEKISLVIPCFNERGAIEQTIDEINFLLGKALHEIVIVDDGSFDGTYEILKNRKDIKLVRNPYNKGYGYSLKKGIIAATGEIIVITDADGTYPIESILLMVKKLEEGYDLVIGKRQNLKTFDPFLKKLSRFFFKQLAQFVAGEKILDVNSGLRVFRRDVILKYLPNTSAGFSFSLSTTLIFILEGLSVFYFPVEYRPRIGKSKVKYLRDILRSAQILSETITLYNPIKIFLLISSLISILGFVILLIPIFTNLLSSSFGIIGFMILQGIALYTFSLGLIAFLLKKKDIR, from the coding sequence ATGGAAAAAATTTCACTTGTAATACCATGTTTTAACGAAAGAGGGGCTATTGAGCAAACAATAGATGAAATAAACTTTTTGCTTGGGAAAGCACTTCATGAAATAGTAATTGTAGATGATGGTTCTTTTGATGGTACTTATGAGATTTTAAAAAACAGAAAAGATATAAAACTTGTTAGAAATCCTTATAACAAAGGTTATGGATACTCATTAAAAAAAGGTATTATAGCTGCAACTGGAGAAATTATTGTAATAACTGATGCTGATGGTACTTATCCAATTGAATCAATTTTACTAATGGTTAAAAAGCTTGAAGAAGGCTATGACTTAGTTATTGGTAAAAGACAGAATTTAAAAACATTTGATCCATTTTTAAAAAAGCTCTCTAGATTCTTTTTTAAGCAATTAGCTCAATTTGTTGCAGGTGAAAAAATTTTAGATGTAAATTCAGGACTTAGAGTTTTTAGACGAGATGTAATTCTAAAATACTTACCTAATACTTCTGCGGGATTTTCTTTTTCTCTTTCTACTACTTTGATCTTTATTTTAGAGGGGTTATCTGTTTTTTATTTCCCCGTTGAATATAGACCTAGAATTGGCAAATCTAAAGTAAAGTATCTAAGAGATATTTTAAGATCGGCACAAATCCTTTCTGAAACAATTACCTTGTATAACCCAATTAAAATTTTCTTACTAATTTCTTCCCTGATTAGTATTTTAGGTTTTGTCATTTTGCTTATCCCGATTTTTACTAATCTTTTAAGCAGTTCATTTGGGATAATAGGTTTTATGATTTTACAAGGAATTGCACTGTATACTTTTTCGCTAGGCTTAATTGCTTTTTTACTTAAGAAAAAGGATATTAGATGA
- a CDS encoding Gfo/Idh/MocA family oxidoreductase — MTAKHHKIKVALIGLGYWGPKLLNALIQNSSVSVKYICDLKKEKVQTYLNIYPNLKGAENIDEIINDKEVDAVAIATPTSTHHQLAKCSLEGGKHVLIEKPITENSKQALELCLLAESKKLILMVDHIYLFNGATLKIKELINEGTLGNLYYLDAVRVNLGLFQHDSNVIWDLGPHDISIIDFLVDKSPKSVIAVGTSHVQPYKNGKQFEEVAYITLLYDNNFVAHLHLNWLSPVKVRKILISGDKKMVIWNDLLPDEKVKVYDHGLEIIEEQQKYEALVNYRLGDILTPAIDRQEPLKKLVSSFVKSIINGECKVSNGYSGYRVISIIEACQKSIDCGFREVKLDEVQKDPALINR; from the coding sequence ATGACAGCTAAACACCATAAAATAAAAGTTGCACTAATTGGTCTTGGTTATTGGGGTCCAAAACTATTAAATGCTCTAATACAAAATTCATCTGTCAGTGTCAAGTATATTTGTGATTTAAAAAAAGAAAAAGTTCAGACCTATTTAAATATTTATCCAAATCTAAAAGGTGCAGAAAATATAGATGAAATTATTAATGATAAAGAAGTAGATGCAGTAGCAATAGCAACTCCTACTTCTACTCATCACCAGTTAGCTAAATGTTCTTTAGAAGGAGGAAAACATGTACTGATTGAAAAACCAATAACTGAAAACTCAAAGCAAGCACTAGAATTATGTCTTTTAGCTGAATCAAAAAAACTTATATTAATGGTGGATCATATTTATCTTTTTAACGGTGCAACTTTAAAAATAAAAGAACTAATCAATGAGGGTACACTTGGAAATCTTTATTACTTGGATGCTGTAAGGGTAAATCTTGGGTTATTTCAACATGACTCAAATGTAATCTGGGATCTTGGCCCGCATGATATATCAATAATTGACTTTTTAGTTGATAAATCACCAAAATCAGTTATTGCAGTAGGTACAAGCCATGTTCAACCATACAAAAATGGTAAGCAGTTTGAAGAAGTAGCTTACATTACTCTTCTCTATGACAACAATTTTGTTGCACATCTTCATTTGAACTGGCTATCTCCTGTAAAAGTAAGAAAAATCTTAATTAGCGGTGATAAAAAAATGGTTATTTGGAATGACCTTCTACCTGATGAAAAAGTAAAAGTCTATGATCATGGCTTAGAAATAATTGAGGAACAACAAAAATATGAAGCACTTGTAAATTACAGGTTAGGAGATATATTAACTCCAGCAATTGATAGACAGGAGCCATTAAAAAAATTAGTCTCGAGTTTTGTAAAATCTATAATCAATGGAGAATGTAAGGTTAGTAATGGTTATTCTGGTTATAGAGTTATAAGCATCATTGAAGCCTGCCAAAAGTCAATTGATTGTGGTTTTAGGGAGGTAAAGCTGGATGAAGTTCAAAAGGATCCTGCACTTATCAATAGATGA
- a CDS encoding polysaccharide deacetylase family protein, whose product MLETKYRLSKEDENLILSSLEGNYNKLKFIKGFNYQTFLPPNLRSIIRRLLGITNFKQKRLINDFELTNSIDYKSIYKPDNIWPSGKTCAFISTHDIDSKFGQEFLKNFTLIEKKLGVTSTNFWVTHLYELNHPFLKELQKEGFEIALHDYNHDGRLTMLSKDEIRKRLELSKDFINKYSVKGIRSPGFLRSKNFYHTIKEYFSYDMSVIDFSYLFPFSGDGCRTSLPFYLDNLLIMPTSLLRDGEAIAIRLKPKEILSFWINKYNWLKSKSCLIVLLTHPDQGFSGNKEMLSVYKEFLEHITSDNTCWITTAANVSNHLKEKKEKLIQLTLGE is encoded by the coding sequence ATGTTAGAGACAAAGTACAGACTTTCTAAAGAAGATGAAAATTTAATTCTTTCATCACTTGAAGGTAATTATAATAAGCTTAAGTTTATTAAAGGTTTTAACTATCAAACCTTTTTACCACCTAATCTAAGAAGTATTATAAGAAGACTTCTTGGTATCACTAACTTCAAACAAAAAAGATTGATTAATGATTTTGAATTAACTAATTCAATTGACTATAAATCAATCTATAAGCCAGACAACATCTGGCCTTCAGGTAAAACATGTGCTTTTATTTCAACTCACGACATCGATTCAAAATTTGGACAAGAGTTTTTAAAAAACTTTACCCTGATTGAAAAGAAACTAGGAGTAACATCAACCAACTTTTGGGTTACACACCTATATGAATTAAATCATCCGTTTTTAAAGGAATTACAAAAAGAAGGATTTGAGATTGCACTTCATGATTATAATCACGATGGAAGACTTACTATGCTTTCAAAAGATGAGATAAGAAAGAGACTTGAGTTATCAAAAGATTTTATAAATAAATATTCTGTGAAAGGCATTAGATCTCCAGGATTCTTAAGATCAAAAAACTTTTATCACACAATTAAAGAGTATTTCTCTTACGATATGAGCGTTATAGACTTTAGTTATTTATTCCCATTTTCTGGAGATGGTTGCAGAACCTCATTACCATTTTATTTAGATAATTTGCTAATAATGCCGACTTCACTACTTCGGGATGGAGAAGCTATTGCAATAAGATTAAAACCAAAAGAAATTTTAAGTTTCTGGATTAATAAATACAACTGGTTAAAATCAAAGAGTTGCTTAATTGTTCTTCTAACTCACCCAGATCAAGGGTTTTCAGGAAATAAGGAAATGCTATCAGTATATAAAGAATTTTTGGAACACATAACAAGTGATAACACTTGTTGGATTACAACTGCAGCTAATGTAAGTAATCATTTAAAAGAAAAAAAAGAGAAGCTCATACAACTTACACTAGGAGAATAA